The sequence TCTAGTCCATTTGAGTTTTTTTACCAGATTGGTACTAAACTTACCAGACTTAATGGGTTGATTAAGAAAGTTGACTAAGAGTAACTCCAACGGTGTATATTGAAATGAGCTTTAAGaattaaaagtaaaacaaaaaataaaaaaatactaaagaAAAACATGAGAAGTTCTTGTTTCACTATTTTAAAAACTCGGTTCCACCATAGAGTAACAGATGCcacttttaaaacattttaactacttaaaaaagataaatacattataatattaatttttgtttatcttttaGAAACATTCCTTAGTTTTACCGATGGAGCTGCTCTAAGTTCTTAATCAAACCAAACTATAGTCCATTAAAATTGCATTTGATGTAATTATTTATGTGTAAACTGTTTTATTGGTGTTGTTTTATCTAGTTGAGAATTAGACAATgaattgaaaattgaaaaaataagataaaagtccttagtaaaaatatttattgaaattACAACAAACCAACAAGGGGGAAAAATAACACAGATGATAATGATACATATAGAAATACATTTTAAATCTAGGGTTGAGGGTGACTAGAGAAGGAAGATGAAGCCGGAGGGATTCCAATGAAGATGGGAGGGAGAGAAACTGAGAAAGAAGGTGACGGTTGTGAAGGCGGAGTTATGACCGGAACAGGTGGAAGAGACTTTAGCGGTGGAAGACTTGGGGGAGAAGAAACTAGAGGGATTGGAGGGAGGAGAGGCGTAACCGGGTTTGGAGGGATGATAGATGGCGGGTTTAGCGGATTTGGAGGAAGGAGAGCCTTAACCGGGTTTGGAGGTAAGACGGAATCAGGTTTTAGTACTTTGGTTTTCTTGTCTTCCAAGTAACTGTCTTTCTTGTGATGCAAGGAAGCTGATTTTTGCGATGGTCctggaagaagaggaggaagtgTTGGAAGCAAGTCCGGAAGAGGAGGAAGGATTGGGAGAATAGGAAGAGGATTATCCGGAACCGGGTCTTGGATCGGTGGAGGGAAAGTAGGATCCGGAAAAAGAGGTTTGGATCCACGGAGATTGATAGGTTTTTGACTACATATCTCTGGTTGGTTCTCAGGTTTGAAAGTGAAGAACCCTGCTGAGAAGACTCGAGTATTTTCTCCGTGTTTGCTCGATCTAAGGCGTTTGAGAGAAGATGAAGTTGCGGAAGCTGCTATAGAACAGTAAGGCTGTGAGCTGCTTAGCAACTTCACGGAGCATCTCTTGATCTTCTTCACATGTTTGCTCACGGAGAACGGTAGATTAGCTTTGAATTCGCCGTGCTCGTCTGTTTTCACTTCTTGTCTGAAACTCGGGTTTGAGTTCTCGTCGATACATTCCACTGCAACTACAGCACCTGTGTAAAGATCCAGCAAAGTGTTAATCAATATTACTTCTAAGATTTTAGTCCACACTGGTACAAATCTTGAATAAGAACCGGTAAAACAAAACcaagaaagagaaaataaaacaaacctGAGATCAAGTGGTTGGGTGATTTCGAAAAGGCGCTGTTGAAACAAGTGTCACAGTAGACAGTTCCGACCACAACCGCAACAGAACGTGTCTTCTTCATAAGATGTTGTTGTCCTTGAGACAAACCTCCATTTATAGAGATTCCTAAGAGAGTCATAAGaataaaccaaaccgagaaggtCGTTGTTATCTCCATAGTTATGGATCAACTCAGTCTCCTTATCTCTGTCATGAAACAGATGGATTTATATAGGAGTTATGAAGATGAGTGAGCCAGGAAAAAAAAGGAGATTGTAACAAAAGCTTATCTCTTCACTCTGTTAATGGTAGTCATGGGAAGTATACAAGTCTAGCTTCCAAACTATAAAGCTGCTGTTAATACCTCGTGACTTATATTTCTTCTCTTTGTACAGCTCAAAAAGCTCAAATTATTGTAGTAAAATAGTAAGAGGTGAGAAAAATACACCAAAAATATTTGGATTCACAGTAAAAATAGTTGGTGAATACTTTGACAAAATTAAGTTATCAGGTTCAATGGTAAAACAAGTTGCACACTTAAAATAGCAAGGTTTCCCAAAAGAGACAAATGTCCCCAAGATCATCATGACATTATATATAGCCACACTTATGTCTACGAATCAAAATCTTGTGtctttatttcttattttacaTATAACATGCCATTTGTTGGTGAGGTTGATCACATCATTAAAATGATCACATGACTATCAGAGCATCCAGCCTGGGATGTAACCGTTTCCATGCTGCGCCTGAGCTAGTGTTGTTATAGTTATCTGCTCACCACCGTAAGATTTAACAATTAATTTACATTGATGATCCTATTAATACAAAGCTAACCAAATTAATGATCATCCATCATCCGGTTCAGCTAACCAAACTGCCAATCTGGTTGAACTAGCAATTGATCAAGATCTGGAATAAGAGACTTCTCAAAAAGATTTTGACTAGACATGCTTCAACATTACCATTGGACAGATTATGAGAGCGTCAACTTTTGGAGCAGCGATGGTAGCACCAAGAAGTAACAATGTTAAGCTCTGTATCCTCTCTTCTTCCCTTTCTCAGCTCCTTCTCTCCCTCTTCGTAGTTTCATAACGATGTCCTGCACTCAAACTGGTTTTGACAAGTAAGTTTATAATCACTAAATAGCAACTTGGCCTattagctcagttggttagagcgtCGTGCTAATAACGCGAAGGTCACAGGTTCGATCCCTGTATAGGCCATTTCTTTTGATCTTTGATTCTTTTCCTTTTAAGTTTACGTACAGTCATTTTATACAAAGATAAAACCACAAGCACGAGGCCTattagctcagttggttagagcgtCGTGCTAATAACGCGAAGGTCACAGGTTCGATCCCTGTATAGgccatttttttcttcttttgttttatatttgtcTCTACTTCTCAACCTTTGTGATTTGCCGTTTGGAATACGAATTCACGTTCCTGATTCTGTTGGAATCTTATGCCCCTAAAGAAAAAATCTGAGGTCAGCAATAGAGGTGGTAGATCTAAATGATTATACAGTTATTAAGGAAGGATAAGCTGAGATTCTAATGCACAAAAAGAACCAAGTCTTCTTCAACAAAGCTCCGGACCTCAGGTTTCATGTTTTTgccttctttttattttagttgCTTATTGGATTTAATTTTGCTGCAATGGTTCTTCCTTTTATTAACATTTGGGACAACCATATGACTTGTCAAGTTTAGTGTTTTTACTTCTAATGAAATACCAGTTAACTGTTATGGGTTAGTTTCTAATTCTATGATAGTGTTTTCGTTTGTGAGCTAGACAATTTGATTATTGTTGTATGCTTTAGGTCAACAACAGGACATGTCTCTTGCTGTGTCCTAAGGGAGTTTATATCCAAACGCAAGCAAAAGCATAAGGCTATGCTATCTAAAAGAGCTAGATCATCTGGTAAAGTTGATGAGAAGGATATCTTTGAAGTTATAATGACAGGAACTTATAAAAGCAATTTACAGATAATACAAACACAAGCATCAAGTCGTTGTAGTATAGTGGTAAGTATTCCCGCCTGTCACGCGggtgacccgggttcgatccccggcaacggcgttttttaaatttaaataactttttttttcccttttatAGTTATTACGTGGCACAACCTTCCCCAACAAGGTTTCTAACTTCTaaccacatatatatatatacaccgtCGAATCCCTTGTGTATAAGATAcgaatcttttttattttccttgACAATTTCTATTGATTTTCTCGCCAATTTTCTCAGAAACTCCTCAGCAATGGCGAAACTCTTCGGCTACCCAATCAACGTGAAagcagaggaagaagacgacgacGGTGGTAGCTCAATCGCCGCAGAGTTTTACCGATCTGGTAACCAGCCGGACTACGAAGCTATAAGGGAAACCAATCCGTACATCCGTTTCCTGGAGTCGATTTCAGATCCCGGATCGGTTTCGATGGAATCAGAACCCGATCGGCATCACTCCTTCATCGATTTCTTCGGTCGAGAGTCGTACGTAGGCTCGAATCAGAGGCTAAGCACTTCGCGTGCTTTCGATATCTGGGGGATTCAAGacatggaggaggaggaggtagAATTAGGGCTCCGAATCGGGTCCGGATCCGGGTCGGATCATTCAGGCGAGTTAGGGCTTCAAGTTACCAGGAGTTTTGAAATCGATACGCGTATGATCGAAATCGGGTCGAGTCGGGTCGAaatcgggtcgggtcgggtcgaGATTGGTTCGGGTCGGGTCGAAATTAATACGGGTCGGGTCGGAAATAATACGGGTCGGGTCGAAATTGGTACGGGTCTGGTCGAAATTGGTACGGGTCTGGTAGAAATTGGTACGGGTCTGGTAGAAATTGGTACGGGTCTGGTAGAAATTGGTACGGGTATTGCTTTTGTTGGGGACGATATCTTGGTTGGTCACGTGGAGCCGCAGAACGAGATCACGTGGGTTGTTCCGGAACCTGTCGAACCCCAAGAAGAAGTAGGAGGAGTAAGCTTATCTCAAGAGCCCATGGAGGAATATAATCAAGAATGGCATGGTGGTTTATTTGATGGGTTCTTTGAAGAATCTGTAGATTTAGTGATGGAGGATTTTTTCGACACCCTTTTTCCGGATATAGATGTATACGCTGCGAACAACAGAGACTACGAGGATGTTATAGCACGAACGTTCCATGAGTCTGGAACCAAAGGAAGTCCACCAGCTTCCAAGAGGATGGTGGATGAGCTTCCTGATGTGGGAATCACCTCTGAAGAGTTGAGCATTGGCTGCGCGATCTGCAAAGATGAGATTGTGGTGGAGGAGAAAGTTAAGAGGCTTCCTTGTAGGCATTACTATCATAAAGAGTGCATTGTGCCTTGGTTAGGGATAAGGAATACATGTCCGGTTTGTCGGTATGAGCTGCCTACTGATGATCTTGAGTACGAAAGGAATAAGAGATCACGAAGGGGTTTGGGGAGAGACTTGATGTCAGAGTAGGTGAAGTTAATGTTTGCTGATTGGTTTGATGTACATATTTGGCTGGAAACAGATTAAAGGGGGAAATAAAATTTTTGCAGCTATATTTTGGTGTTCAAGTTATTTAGGTTCATTAATCTTTTAGGTTTTGCTGAGAATTGTTGTTCATTAGTtctaaatatgattttttgGAATGTGAGTTTTTGCTTGCTCAAGTCTTCTTTTTAAACGATCAAGATTATAGAAGTACCACTGCAAGTTTACATATAGTTTAGATTTTTGTTAGAGATGCTGGTCCGGTCATGACTCTACGGCCAGCTAGTGGTTAACCAAATATAATATGAAAAATGATGGATTTGGTCCGGTTTAACGTCGTCTTAGTGGACCAGATCTAATTCAGCAGTTGGGCTTTTTAATCCACTAGAGAATccatgattattttttttattttttttcgcCGTAATCTGGATTTAGATTCACATGGAAGTAGGGccgttcaatatggtaaaaccgaactgtatcgaaccgaaccgaaccgaaatagacaatatggtttggatttggtatataccatataaatcgaatgtatataattttataaaaaccgtaggatttggatatggtttggtatataaccgattaaaccgaataaaccgaacaaaaccgattaaaagtagaaacatgtaaatatgtatctattttataacaatacatgaaaatctatttgttttataagttaaatttgtgttaaattACTATAAACcttatataatttgtaaaacacttgaactataattaaataacaatacatcgcaattcagacatcttattttctaagtctttttttttatctttttgctttattttagtattcactaaattaatatgaaaatgataaatttgatggaaaataattaatgaaaaaatttcacaacttttttcttatctatAAACAAAAAGAGTTTCGTGTTCAATcgaaaaagcatgactttaatgaacactaaatatggaagagtagaaaaacttttctttcatgtttctgttttgtttcatatttttattttcaaaatttcaagctctcattttaattatagactagagcttgacccgcgcgcccgcgcggatgttggttttgttttttatatattgattattgCTTTTCATGTGACCATTATATACTTTAGATATGTTTCCATTATATAATGCAGTTGTAGCTAAATAATTTTTGGTATGCGTTTTGTGTATGGAGACATTTGGCACTaacatgtatataattttttaaaaagtaatttgaaatacaatttaattatttttacaaattttatttaatttaacaaATAATATGTACactaatattttagtatttgtatTACCAGATcaatataatataagtgaattTTATGGAACTActgaaataataaagaatacagttttataacatttaaatatatatatttgtaattctgttttttttttgttaaaattaataaaaaaaccaTCATTATCAAATGGGtaattctcataaatagacaattttcaagttttgatcacaagaaggaaaatgaccaaaatgttttatttaataggtaaaatgacactaataccctagatatatataaaaaaaatataataataataatattttaaaattcgaacttttttataaatatttttttgaatttttgaattttcttttcaatttattttttgtaattcgaaaatatttttgaaactatttttaaaatttttattttcaaatttctaatatttattttatattttataaaattttaaacctcaaacccaagtctccaccccttaactctaaatcctaaggtttggattagttaaccctaagaatataaatgtatatttacctttttaataaaatattttggttattttgattattagaatctatatttgtgatagaaaCTTTTTCATTGTTCTGATTCTCAAGAAAGAGAGCGGAAGGGTGATTTTTATATATAGGGTCATGCATATCAATACAAACTATTATGATTTTGTATTTAATAGCTAGATTTTGTGGAGTCAATCTTAAGATCTACATTGTAGGCACACATATGTAAAttagttaatatatatgaaaatattccCTTTTTATACCCCAAGATCATTTGAAATATTGATAGAATTTATTGGATAAAGAAGGTGAAAATATGAGTGAATCACGTAAAACTTTAATAAATTCATTTCTTTTGttagttctatttttttttagaaataagcTTTGTATATAAGTGGATTGCGTGATATGTGGGAGATACGTTTGTAAATTAGGATATGTTAAGTTTAGATTTTGTCAACTAATTAGGATTAGTTTAGATTTGTTAATGTACAATTCAAAAATGATGGAATACTGAAAGAGATGGTATAATGAAACCGGTTTATACATTTTGGTAATCACGAAATCtataaccttataagagcaaaccAAAACTATCGTCTGCTAATTCTGGTGTAATCAAAAAATGCAATTAAACTGTGTATAAACATCTTTTGAACACTGAAAACTATGTAAATCTGGATTAATAATCGGTACTTGAGGTGTTCTTCATCGATATTAAATTTGCCTAAAACAGAACTTTAAAAAATGTGTATTaacatcttttaaaaaatacagaACTGAATTAATAATTAGTACTCGATTACTGAAGCTTAATCAAGCattgtgtttgtttttgtaCTTTGATGATCAACCTGTATTAATCTTGAATTTTGTGAGAATTTTTATGGAACTTTTGATCAAGCTCGGTCTTTCATTGTTGCAGGTAATGAAACAGAGTAATGTTCTTAGGGTAGATGTTGAGTGAGAAATCAAAAGAAGCTTGATCAAGCAATGTGTTTGTTGCTGCACTTTGATGATTAAACTGGATTGATTAATCTTATACTTTTAGAAATTTTGACAGAAAAACGTGAGCAAGCTTTGTGTTTTGTTGTTGCACTTTTGATGATCAAGTAATGTTCTTCGGGTAAAAGTAAAGTGAAAAATTGAAAGCATCGTTGTGCAGGTAAATAGCATTGAATATCTGTAACAGACTAACCCTTTATAAATAATGattaattttctataaaaatagttaatattaattCAATGGCATTGAGCTGTAAATATTGTGTAAGTTTAAGGGTTAGTTTtaatttgtacttcagttttaatagtttagatttgatgattttattcgatggtagaagcatttttacgcttttgttcatttatttgaacatgtaatatatttttaataaatgactgtgttgacaatatgactctaaaattcattttatatgatctcaaactaaataattatgttttttggtataaaaccgaataaaccgaaaaccgacggtatataaaccgaaccgaaccgaagtaaatatggatttagaatggtagttatattttactaaccgaaataccaaaaaccgaaaaaaaccgaaccgaaaccgaaccgatatccggattgaacacacCTACATGGAAGTTATAAAATTTTGCATTCCATCTTGTCATGTTCAATCTTGCTTTTGTcagtttttatcatttttttcaaCCTCTAAACAAGCAgtaaaatgttacaaaaaaaaacaagcagtAAAACTTTTCTTAATAGCTCTGTGCATGTATATAAAACTATCACTGAAAAGATATCCAAGAGATGATGGGATGTTAGGTTGGACTTTGGATCGGTAAAATCACTATCCAAACTTTCAATAAAGCATATGAACTTTGGCTTGTGTTTAGTTACATTGTGTAAATTGGTTAATCCATTTGGTATAAATATTAATACTTTTTTGTGTAACATacgattatattaaaataaaagctTAACATGGTTAACCGATTACAACTGAAACCATGTTCAACTAATTAacggtaaaaaaaataataactgaAAGTTTACTCCAATGTAAGATGAACAATAAAAACAGTACAATAAAACAAGCAATATAAATGTTAAAGAGAGGGACATGATGAAAGTAAAAAATCCATAGATATTCTTCACTTGTAATCTTGAAATGGTCATTCCAACAAGTTTGCAATGGTCGGAAACGACGATAAAATATCCAACTAAAGAAGTTTTGAAGAGACAAGAAATGTTCTTTGATAACTTAGATTTGGCTAAACAACCATTAAACAAACACAATCAGCTCTAAGACTGACAAGGTTAACCAAAAAAACTAGGCGAATCTCAAAAACATCGGTTTATTGTTCGATGAGAAGGCCGAAGAAACGGCTGAGGGCCTGAGGCTAATGACAACtctaaatacataatataattatataaatatgaatACATAAGTGCGtcgtcctttttttttttgctaaatgcaTTTTAATCAAGTTGAGTGTATGTAGagatatttttctatttttcttcatCACAATTTCTCTTAACTTccatgaattttttaaaatagtaatatgttattaaagcaaaagaaaaatcgAGCTTCAATCATTTTCCACTTCATTTGGTTCCATGATTCAATTGATTGTTATTGACTGATTACTCTTCATCTTCTTAGTTTGACGACTCAAGTTTGAATTTCAACAAATCATCTTCACCGAACCTCATAAAGATTGTATTCCAGTTTGGATATTTCAAGTAGTTTCAtatactttttgatattttggttattttgttCTTGTGGCAATTTccaaaaattgaattatttagAGTACACAGACGGCTATACTTATTATACACATTCGTAATTGCTATGTGTATCCAATTTTCAAGATGGATAAGTTACTACAACAGGTTTGAACACGGATCCAATATCTAAGGTCGGATATGAATTAGATCAGGTAAATCATTTGGAAATGAACGTTTTTCATTAGAActcttaaaaatgtttaaacttCTAGTTGCCTATTTAATATTTCCATGTTCTTTCAATTAACTACTTCACTGTGTATGAACCCCAAAGCCCATTACATTTAAGATTgctaaaaaaaacactaaagttAACAGTCATTTTCACATGGGAGTGGCCGGCTCCTTTCTCTATAGTGACTCTACATATCCAAAGAGCCAAACTTGAAACATTGAGTGtcgattttattttcatttctttttgtgATCATGGAAAATCCTTTTTCTGGCTCTTGGATACCCAATTGGCTCAACACTATTTTCTATCctcaaatacaataattatgCCCCTTGTCTCATTCCATGTAACATATACTCCACatgtaaatttaatataattttttgagaaatataagCTCCTCTATGAACTCTAAAGTTTTAACCACTTGCATCAGTTGTTCACATCAaccacgtatatatatatatatatatatatatatatatatatatttttttttttttttaaggtgaAATTTATTGAAGAATGTTTGGATATTCAAATTATGGAAACAAAACTACATGAAGATTAAGTAAATGAGAACAATAACCTCACCAGCATCTGAATTAGAAGTACATCTCGAAGCTTTGAGTTGGATGACTTTGGCAGCATTGAATTCGCCAAGTGACTACTGTTGCAAGCTCTACTTGAAATATGACAGAATTCGCCAAGCATTCAAATTTTCACTATATTTACTTGAAAATGACCTTCTTCTTGTCATGCATCTTTgcgaaaataatatataacaaactaTTCAACTATGAACGACGAGTAGTGTTTAACTGTTCTGAAGCATGTTCATTTCATGAGTGATCAGACGATATATTTCTGTTATAAAAAACTCGTTATATCTTGAGTACTCTTTCATTGATTTATGTCTTGATGGTCATCTtctatattatctaaaaatcattttcttgttatctttgattttttttcttttttggaattTATTTGTGTGGATCTGCTTCAATTAAAGCGGTTTAAAGAAGTGTATCAAGATATTTGTAAAACCACGAATATAAAACGTATTGTATTTTAGTTGGGGTGGGTGAATAACAACACATCAAAAAATAATTCATCACaccatttcaaaattttcatttgatAATTATTACTTCAATCATTTTGGGATTGAAATTTGAGCTCAAGTTTTCCATGACGTTCTCCCACTTTGTCTTCTTGTCTCTTAGGATTCTCTCTTTTCTCCTTAAGGGACATATTAAGCTTTATAGACCAAAATGCATATCAACTACTCTCAAGCAAATATTATAatagtaattatttttttaacatttagaAGTCAATGGTAGAGTGGAATATAATGTTATTAATCGTAactaaaattactaaaaacgaAGTAGTTATATGTTATTGACAACAAAACTAATACTTGAATAATCAGAaatacaatcttttttttttttttttgaaacaccagAAATACAATCTATATATACAACTTGTTAGTAAAAAAAACCCTATATATACAACTTCAATGCATACCAATCAAAAATcatttgaccatttccaaacgtGAGAAAAAAGTTAGACACTGCAACTCATATTGATTAATACATCTATCAGTAGCACAGGAAAATTTCATATACAACTTGGCTAGGATCCAGACTCATTATAAACTACAATGTAACATAATGTATGGATGCATTTTACCTCAAAAATTGTATGCATGAAAAGAAAATGTATGCATGCACTTGAACATGAATGCATATAGAAGGATAAATGATTCATGTCATCATCACCAATGTAAGAATATAAGCTCCCATATCGGAAATTTAACTAACTGgaacataaataatatataaaaggttATGACCAATCGATTTATCACCAATTTGTTTTCAGTTAAAATTTTGTGATAAGCCGGAATTTAACAACCAATATGGCAATATCTATTGACACATAGATGCATTGTGCATGCATGTATATATGTGCATGTGTATGCACGCACTTGGTCTTAATCGGATACCAATGCTTGTGATTGTGTTAGGTATTTAAACTTTCATGTGTCAAGTTGCTATCTGAGTTTGTTGTATCCGTACCCTccgaataattttttttgttaggaaTCGAATAATTAATTTATCTGCCTTTGATACGAAACCTAATTAACATAATACGTCAAAAGACTAAAATGATCTCAAAACCTAAAATAAATTaccgaaaaaaataattaggcAATGATAAGAGGTGTTTGAACTTTTTTACTCTTTGCTGGTCATTGTAAAATTAATAGCACAATAATATAACTTTCTGATAATGACTGACGAGAATGATATTATGATACAAATTGGCACTGATAGTGGATGCAAGCCCTTAATAAAAGCTAATTACAAGGACACATTATTTTGGCCTTTATCAACTAGAAGAAAACTGGACTACGTATCCGTGATTAAACTATGTATTGTTAATTAACTAATAAAGtaagaaatttgtttttattgtgtGTTTATAGTTTTCTTggtaaaataaaacataaaaatggatcaatttttccaacaaaagagaagagaaaataTGGATCGGTTTTACAGACCCTGAACGCAGAGATTAAAAGAAGCTAGGCAcatataaacatttattaaaatatatttgtgaGTATTATCCATTTGGGAAATTGGATAGAATGATTAAAGGTATGAGCAGAAAAATATCAAGTATAAAATGGGTATG comes from Brassica rapa cultivar Chiifu-401-42 chromosome A02, CAAS_Brap_v3.01, whole genome shotgun sequence and encodes:
- the LOC103851005 gene encoding uncharacterized protein LOC103851005 isoform X2 → MAKLFGYPINVKAEEEDDDGGSSIAAEFYRSGNQPDYEAIRETNPYIRFLESISDPGSVSMESEPDRHHSFIDFFGRESYVGSNQRLSTSRAFDIWGIQDMEEEEVELGLRIGSGSGSDHSGELGLQVTRSFEIDTRMIEIGSSRVEIGSGRVEIGSGRVEINTGRVGNNTGRVEIGTGLVEIGTGLLVGHVEPQNEITWVVPEPVEPQEEVGGVSLSQEPMEEYNQEWHGGLFDGFFEESVDLVMEDFFDTLFPDIDVYAANNRDYEDVIARTFHESGTKGSPPASKRMVDELPDVGITSEELSIGCAICKDEIVVEEKVKRLPCRHYYHKECIVPWLGIRNTCPVCRYELPTDDLEYERNKRSRRGLGRDLMSE
- the LOC103851004 gene encoding proline-rich extensin-like protein EPR1 isoform X1, with the protein product MEITTTFSVWFILMTLLGISINGGLSQGQQHLMKKTRSVAVVVGTVYCDTCFNSAFSKSPNHLISDLYTGAVVAVECIDENSNPSFRQEVKTDEHGEFKANLPFSVSKHVKKIKRCSVKLLSSSQPYCSIAASATSSSLKRLRSSKHGENTRVFSAGFFTFKPENQPEICSQKPINLRGSKPLFPDPTFPPPIQDPVPDNPLPILPILPPLPDLLPTLPPLLPGPSQKSASLHHKKDSYLEDKKTKVLKPDSVLPPNPVKALLPPNPLNPPSIIPPNPVTPLLPPIPLVSSPPSLPPLKSLPPVPVITPPSQPSPSFSVSLPPIFIGIPPASSSFSSHPQP
- the LOC103851005 gene encoding E3 ubiquitin-protein ligase RNF12 isoform X1 codes for the protein MAKLFGYPINVKAEEEDDDGGSSIAAEFYRSGNQPDYEAIRETNPYIRFLESISDPGSVSMESEPDRHHSFIDFFGRESYVGSNQRLSTSRAFDIWGIQDMEEEEVELGLRIGSGSGSDHSGELGLQVTRSFEIDTRMIEIGSSRVEIGSGRVEIGSGRVEINTGRVGNNTGRVEIGTGLVEIGTGLVEIGTGLVEIGTGLVEIGTGIAFVGDDILVGHVEPQNEITWVVPEPVEPQEEVGGVSLSQEPMEEYNQEWHGGLFDGFFEESVDLVMEDFFDTLFPDIDVYAANNRDYEDVIARTFHESGTKGSPPASKRMVDELPDVGITSEELSIGCAICKDEIVVEEKVKRLPCRHYYHKECIVPWLGIRNTCPVCRYELPTDDLEYERNKRSRRGLGRDLMSE
- the LOC103851004 gene encoding proline-rich extensin-like protein EPR1 isoform X2, whose translation is MEITTTFSVWFILMTLLGISINGGLSQGQQHLMKKTRSVAVVVGTVYCDTCFNSAFSKSPNHLISGAVVAVECIDENSNPSFRQEVKTDEHGEFKANLPFSVSKHVKKIKRCSVKLLSSSQPYCSIAASATSSSLKRLRSSKHGENTRVFSAGFFTFKPENQPEICSQKPINLRGSKPLFPDPTFPPPIQDPVPDNPLPILPILPPLPDLLPTLPPLLPGPSQKSASLHHKKDSYLEDKKTKVLKPDSVLPPNPVKALLPPNPLNPPSIIPPNPVTPLLPPIPLVSSPPSLPPLKSLPPVPVITPPSQPSPSFSVSLPPIFIGIPPASSSFSSHPQP